The following proteins are co-located in the Malus sylvestris chromosome 13, drMalSylv7.2, whole genome shotgun sequence genome:
- the LOC126596922 gene encoding indole-3-acetic acid-induced protein ARG7-like: MGLITKTWKRCKSIGRGRPTNLHGMVPALTTKSKSCPHIKLGMLEEKRASKRQVAPEGCFTVYVGPQKQRFVVKTEHANHPLFKMLLEEAESEFGYDSRGPLVLPCNVEIFHKVLVEMDDCGEQKVPRGWGLAKRYGSYSVLSPSRMVAINQF, encoded by the coding sequence ATGGGTTTGATAACCAAAACATGGAAGCGGTGCAAATCAATAGGCCGGGGCCGTCCTACTAATTTGCATGGAATGGTGCCTGCTCTGACCACCAAGAGCAAGTCATGCCCACATATCAAACTCGGGATGCTTGAGGAAAAGCGTGCGAGCAAGCGCCAAGTGGCTCCTGAAGGTTGCTTTACAGTCTATGTCGGACCCCAAAAGCAAAGGTTTGTGGTCAAAACGGAACACGCAAACCATCCTCTCTTCAAGATGCTGCTTGAAGAAGCCGAGTCTGAATTTGGGTATGACAGTCGAGGTCCTCTTGTGCTTCCTTGTAACGTTGAGATATTCCACAAGGTTTTGGTGGAAATGGATGATTGTGGCGAACAAAAGGTTCCTCGAGGGTGGGGCTTGGCTAAGCGTTATGGTTCTTACAGTGTTCTTAGCCCGTCTCGGATGGTTGCCATCAATCAGTTCTAG